One genomic segment of Vibrio nitrifigilis includes these proteins:
- the pnuC gene encoding nicotinamide riboside transporter PnuC: protein MSLLAFFDINNTLVNIPIGSGYAMSWIEAVGTLFGLLCIWYASKEKTINYPFGLINVTLFAIIFFQIQLYGLLLLQLFFFVANVYGWYAWTRQDEYGDTLEVRWMPVQLLTITSVLSIIAIALLTLYIDPFFTALTHLALSVLSLFGGHIALPELSPDAYPFWDAAITVFSIVAQILMTRKYVENWILWVVINLISVGVYAAQGVYALSIEYVILLFIAANGTKEWIQTAKNNRTPAVTA from the coding sequence ATGTCGCTACTCGCTTTTTTTGATATCAACAACACTTTGGTAAATATTCCAATCGGTTCTGGCTATGCTATGTCTTGGATTGAAGCTGTCGGCACGCTCTTTGGATTACTCTGTATTTGGTATGCGAGCAAAGAGAAAACCATTAATTACCCGTTTGGGCTGATCAACGTGACACTCTTCGCGATTATCTTTTTTCAGATCCAACTTTACGGCCTGTTATTGTTACAACTGTTTTTCTTTGTCGCTAATGTTTACGGATGGTACGCGTGGACACGCCAAGATGAATATGGTGACACATTAGAAGTGCGCTGGATGCCAGTGCAACTATTAACGATCACCAGTGTTTTATCCATCATTGCCATCGCTTTACTCACCCTCTATATCGATCCATTCTTCACCGCACTTACCCACCTCGCGCTCAGTGTTCTAAGCTTATTTGGTGGCCATATTGCATTACCGGAATTAAGTCCTGATGCCTACCCTTTCTGGGATGCCGCTATTACCGTCTTTTCGATTGTGGCGCAGATCTTAATGACAAGAAAATACGTAGAAAATTGGATACTTTGGGTGGTGATTAATCTAATTAGTGTCGGTGTATATGCCGCCCAAGGCGTTTACGCACTCTCTATTGAATACGTTATTTTGCTATTTATTGCAGCCAACGGCACTAAAGAATGGATTCAAACAGCAAAGAATAATCGAACACCAGCCGTTACAGCGTAA
- a CDS encoding 2,3-dihydro-2,3-dihydroxybenzoate dehydrogenase — translation MSVHAIQNTVLMTGASRGIGHATLKTVLNAGYRVIATDYQAEALFTACAELKEQFGDALILHPLDLTQVDEIAPVVEQLIKEYGPVDQLVSCAGILHLCPILTMKSHDIAHTFNVNVFGQVALMQVLGQHMQQRGKGNMVIIGSNAANTPRANMGAYASSKAALHMMVKCMGMELGEQGIRCNIVSPGSTRTDMQMQLWNENYGEKEVIAGDANTFRLGIPLGKIAEPTDIAQTVLFLMSDAANHITLHDLRVDGGATLDN, via the coding sequence ATGAGCGTTCACGCTATTCAGAACACCGTATTGATGACAGGCGCATCGCGCGGAATTGGTCACGCAACACTCAAAACGGTCCTGAATGCAGGCTATCGAGTGATTGCCACAGACTATCAGGCTGAGGCATTATTCACCGCTTGTGCTGAACTTAAAGAGCAATTCGGTGATGCATTAATTCTTCACCCTCTCGATTTAACTCAAGTAGATGAAATTGCTCCGGTGGTTGAGCAGTTAATTAAAGAATATGGTCCGGTTGACCAATTGGTAAGCTGTGCGGGTATTTTGCATCTTTGCCCGATTCTCACCATGAAATCACACGACATCGCTCATACATTTAACGTCAACGTGTTTGGGCAAGTGGCGTTAATGCAAGTACTTGGTCAGCACATGCAACAGCGCGGTAAAGGCAATATGGTCATTATCGGCTCTAATGCAGCGAATACACCGCGGGCAAATATGGGCGCCTACGCATCATCAAAAGCCGCGCTGCACATGATGGTGAAATGTATGGGGATGGAATTAGGAGAACAAGGCATTCGCTGCAATATTGTCAGCCCGGGCTCAACCCGTACAGACATGCAAATGCAATTATGGAATGAAAATTACGGTGAAAAAGAAGTGATTGCTGGCGACGCCAATACGTTCCGTCTCGGTATTCCTCTTGGGAAAATCGCAGAACCGACAGACATTGCCCAAACCGTGCTTTTCTTAATGTCGGATGCAGCCAATCACATTACATTGCACGATTTGCGTGTTGATGGTGGTGCGACGCTCGATAACTAA
- a CDS encoding isochorismate synthase yields the protein MKREVIGFSQMSEITSNQELDSTPFFFSSPTCTFIGHGVEREFNQAIPFSKLAETASQLLEEAKNDPSDNPMLFGIVPFSEENPTRFILPKELSVSSSTRAQIDDQIQSANGKLISGPTGEQYKQGVLDAIELFANTELDKVVLSRAIEVATDEDIDQRALLNRLLQSNPKGYTFSAALGNGNKLMGASPELLCSKHGTHIVSNPLAGSRPRSASAEINAEHVQSLLNTGKDLHEHSLVVQEVERVLSRYCHHLHTPMIPSVIETKTMLHLSTLLEGEASEPTTTALTVAADLHPTPAVCGFPRETAYNAIRDIEKFDRGYFTGMVGWCDSRGNGEWVITIRCAEVQKRSMKVFAGAGIVDESQPESELDETGAKMSTFLSAAGIDLKEMLKA from the coding sequence ATGAAGCGTGAAGTAATTGGCTTTAGCCAAATGTCAGAAATCACCTCAAATCAAGAACTTGATAGTACGCCGTTCTTTTTCTCGTCACCAACTTGTACTTTCATTGGTCATGGTGTTGAGCGTGAATTTAATCAAGCTATCCCGTTCAGTAAACTTGCTGAAACCGCTTCTCAGTTGTTAGAAGAAGCCAAAAATGATCCATCAGACAACCCAATGTTGTTTGGTATCGTCCCATTTAGTGAAGAAAACCCGACTCGTTTTATCCTCCCTAAGGAATTGTCGGTTTCTAGTAGCACTCGGGCGCAAATTGACGATCAAATCCAAAGCGCTAATGGCAAATTAATATCGGGTCCTACTGGAGAGCAGTACAAGCAAGGTGTACTCGATGCTATTGAATTATTTGCTAATACCGAACTCGATAAAGTGGTTTTATCGCGCGCGATTGAAGTCGCAACCGATGAAGATATCGACCAAAGGGCGCTACTTAATCGCTTACTGCAAAGTAATCCTAAGGGATATACGTTTTCGGCAGCATTAGGTAATGGCAATAAATTGATGGGTGCGAGCCCAGAACTGCTTTGTTCTAAACATGGTACTCATATCGTATCGAATCCACTAGCGGGTTCTCGTCCTCGTTCTGCAAGTGCTGAGATCAATGCTGAACACGTACAGTCACTCCTTAATACAGGGAAAGACTTACATGAACACAGTCTTGTTGTTCAGGAAGTAGAACGCGTGTTGAGCCGTTATTGTCATCATTTGCACACCCCGATGATTCCATCTGTGATTGAAACTAAGACGATGTTGCACCTTTCAACGCTATTGGAAGGTGAGGCCAGTGAGCCAACTACAACAGCGTTAACTGTTGCAGCTGATCTACATCCAACACCTGCTGTATGTGGCTTCCCGCGTGAAACGGCCTATAATGCCATTCGTGATATCGAGAAGTTCGATCGTGGTTACTTTACCGGAATGGTGGGGTGGTGCGATTCGCGTGGTAACGGTGAATGGGTGATTACTATTCGTTGTGCAGAAGTGCAAAAACGTTCAATGAAAGTCTTTGCTGGCGCAGGAATTGTTGACGAATCACAACCGGAAAGTGAACTGGACGAAACAGGTGCCAAGATGAGTACATTCTTATCTGCTGCCGGCATCGATCTTAAAGAAATGCTGAAAGCTTAG
- a CDS encoding (2,3-dihydroxybenzoyl)adenylate synthase has translation MNDISMDEIEFTPWPEHLATKYRELGLWEGKTFYDYLVESANQFPENTAIICEDREYSYQAMVQEVGRYAAGFSDLGLVAGDNVVLQMTNTEEFFFCYFGLIQKGIRPVMALPAHRKAEISYFCQHAGAKAYIINGDDYSFDYKTLAQEVVQDAPSLQYVLVKGECDIADDRFIALDQCRKDPDYSQNTTSDKVAFFQLSGGTTGVPKMIPRTHDDYAYSVIGSNEICEIDENTRFLCVLPVAHNYVLSSPGTLGIFWAGGTVIVGDDPSPDAAFELIEEHEVDFVALVPPLALLWMETVQEDDDYDLSSLKVIQVGGAKFSETAAKKLPDLFDCQLQQVFGMAEGLVNYTRLDDPLEMITETQGRPISAYDEVRIVDEQGNEVAQGEEGFLTVQGPYTIRGYYKSAYNNERSFTPEGFYRTGDIVRMTAEGNLVVTGRDKDQINRGGEKIAAEEIENQLLRHPLVHDAALIAIPDEYMGERSCAVIVLTGEADIRPQDMKTFLRDCGLADFKIPDHVEFIAALPKTPVGKIDKKKLRTIYSTQLATTA, from the coding sequence ATGAATGACATTTCTATGGATGAAATAGAATTCACACCGTGGCCAGAACATCTGGCCACAAAATATCGTGAGTTAGGATTATGGGAAGGTAAAACCTTCTATGACTACTTAGTTGAGAGTGCGAATCAGTTTCCTGAAAACACAGCCATTATTTGTGAAGACCGTGAATACTCTTACCAAGCTATGGTGCAAGAGGTCGGGCGTTATGCTGCAGGCTTCAGTGATTTAGGTTTGGTGGCTGGCGATAATGTAGTATTGCAAATGACCAATACTGAAGAGTTTTTCTTCTGCTATTTTGGTCTGATTCAAAAGGGCATTCGCCCAGTAATGGCGCTACCTGCACACCGTAAAGCAGAAATCAGCTATTTCTGTCAGCACGCAGGTGCGAAAGCATACATCATTAATGGTGATGATTACTCCTTTGATTACAAAACATTAGCGCAAGAAGTCGTCCAAGACGCTCCATCGTTACAGTACGTTTTAGTCAAGGGTGAGTGTGATATCGCTGATGATCGATTTATTGCACTTGATCAATGCCGTAAAGATCCGGATTACAGCCAAAACACCACCTCAGATAAAGTCGCATTCTTCCAGTTATCTGGCGGTACGACGGGTGTACCTAAAATGATCCCACGTACTCACGATGATTACGCTTACAGTGTCATCGGCAGTAATGAAATCTGTGAAATCGATGAGAACACGCGCTTTCTTTGTGTGTTGCCTGTTGCCCACAACTATGTTCTGAGCTCCCCTGGCACCTTAGGTATTTTTTGGGCTGGCGGCACGGTAATCGTTGGTGATGATCCTTCACCTGATGCGGCGTTTGAATTGATTGAAGAACACGAAGTAGATTTCGTTGCCCTTGTTCCTCCTTTGGCGTTGCTCTGGATGGAAACAGTGCAAGAAGATGATGACTACGACTTATCCAGTTTAAAAGTCATCCAAGTGGGCGGTGCGAAATTCAGCGAAACGGCGGCGAAGAAGTTACCCGATCTGTTTGATTGCCAGTTACAGCAAGTATTTGGTATGGCTGAAGGTTTGGTTAACTACACCCGACTTGATGATCCTCTTGAGATGATAACTGAAACACAAGGCCGTCCTATCTCGGCATACGATGAAGTGCGTATCGTTGACGAGCAAGGTAATGAAGTGGCGCAAGGGGAGGAAGGTTTCCTAACCGTTCAAGGCCCTTACACCATCCGCGGCTATTACAAATCAGCGTACAACAATGAACGTTCTTTCACTCCGGAAGGGTTTTATCGCACTGGCGATATCGTCCGTATGACGGCGGAAGGCAATTTGGTTGTGACTGGTCGCGATAAAGATCAGATCAACCGAGGTGGTGAGAAAATCGCCGCTGAAGAGATTGAAAACCAATTGCTACGTCACCCACTGGTTCATGATGCAGCCTTAATTGCGATTCCTGATGAGTACATGGGCGAGCGAAGCTGCGCTGTCATCGTCTTAACTGGTGAGGCAGATATTCGCCCGCAAGATATGAAAACATTCTTACGTGATTGCGGATTGGCAGATTTCAAAATTCCCGATCACGTCGAATTCATCGCTGCTTTGCCTAAAACCCCAGTGGGCAAAATCGATAAGAAAAAACTTCGCACAATTTATTCAACACAACTTGCTACAACTGCATAA
- a CDS encoding isochorismatase family protein has product MAIPKLNSYSLDNLMLGVENKVDWTLNPDKAVLLIHDMQQYFLDFYADEALKSTLIERVKNIKEACKAQGIPVVYTAQPGDQDPADRALLTDFWGTGLIDDDSITRVVPELAPQADDIVYTKWRYSAFKRSDLLSMMQETGRDQLIIVGVYAHIGCMLTAADAFMYDIQAFFVSDSLGDFSREEHIHALNYVSKRCGFVTTYDDVIRGVQVKTQGTGIPTSKAGLKSQIAAMTNRLAREIFDDENLIESGLEPSHAETLVKGWQHAGLKIELSELTKQPTVNQWWQIIEAKQTK; this is encoded by the coding sequence ATGGCCATTCCAAAGCTCAATTCTTATTCACTCGACAACCTAATGCTTGGTGTTGAGAACAAAGTGGATTGGACACTGAACCCGGATAAAGCGGTATTACTGATTCATGATATGCAGCAGTATTTTCTGGATTTTTATGCCGATGAGGCGTTGAAAAGCACATTAATTGAACGCGTAAAAAACATCAAAGAAGCCTGCAAAGCGCAAGGTATTCCAGTGGTTTATACCGCGCAACCTGGTGATCAAGATCCCGCCGATCGAGCGTTGCTCACCGATTTTTGGGGTACTGGGTTAATTGATGATGACAGCATTACGCGAGTTGTGCCTGAGCTTGCACCGCAAGCAGACGATATCGTGTATACCAAATGGCGCTACAGTGCCTTCAAACGTTCTGATCTGTTATCCATGATGCAAGAAACCGGACGCGATCAACTGATCATTGTCGGTGTTTATGCCCATATCGGTTGTATGTTGACAGCTGCCGATGCGTTTATGTATGACATTCAAGCCTTCTTTGTCTCTGATTCTCTGGGTGATTTTTCTCGTGAAGAGCACATTCATGCACTGAATTATGTATCGAAACGCTGTGGTTTTGTCACGACTTACGATGACGTTATCCGTGGCGTGCAGGTGAAAACGCAAGGTACAGGTATACCCACCAGTAAAGCAGGACTGAAATCACAAATTGCGGCGATGACGAACCGTTTAGCTCGCGAAATTTTTGATGATGAAAACCTGATTGAATCTGGCTTAGAGCCATCACACGCAGAAACCTTGGTTAAGGGCTGGCAACACGCGGGTCTGAAAATCGAGCTATCTGAGTTAACAAAACAGCCGACCGTGAATCAATGGTGGCAGATTATTGAAGCAAAACAGACAAAATAG
- a CDS encoding 4'-phosphopantetheinyl transferase family protein produces the protein MSYIGVCQPLTLGQHILYLRQFHRHEFNERTDTCLVPLPETLVNAVNKRKAEFVAGRTAANDALCSLGYSDFFIEIGEHRAPIWPDSVVGSISHSDDLAIATCAMKSDCQAIGVDVQEQLTTQEVSDVGPMVVNQQEARCLASLNDDAQCSYDQAQQLTMAFSAKESLFKALYPRVKRYLDFSDAKLIAGNSQASTLTFALTPNLQDELSIERCLCHFYWIKNQVITSVTW, from the coding sequence ATGTCCTATATCGGAGTATGCCAACCACTAACATTAGGCCAACATATCTTGTATCTGCGTCAGTTCCATCGCCATGAGTTCAATGAACGCACGGATACTTGCCTTGTTCCACTGCCGGAAACGTTGGTCAATGCAGTGAATAAGCGTAAAGCAGAATTTGTTGCAGGAAGAACTGCAGCTAATGATGCGTTGTGCTCGTTGGGATACTCCGATTTTTTTATTGAAATCGGAGAGCATCGCGCACCGATTTGGCCTGATTCCGTTGTTGGGTCGATTTCTCACAGTGACGATTTGGCTATCGCCACGTGTGCGATGAAATCAGACTGCCAAGCCATAGGTGTGGATGTACAAGAGCAATTGACGACTCAAGAAGTATCGGATGTCGGCCCAATGGTCGTTAATCAGCAGGAAGCACGCTGCCTTGCATCTTTGAATGATGATGCCCAATGCTCCTATGACCAAGCTCAACAACTGACCATGGCTTTTTCAGCCAAGGAAAGCCTCTTCAAAGCGCTTTACCCAAGAGTAAAACGTTATCTCGATTTCTCGGACGCAAAGCTCATTGCGGGGAATAGCCAAGCAAGCACGCTCACGTTTGCCCTTACCCCAAATTTGCAGGATGAGCTCTCAATCGAGCGCTGTTTATGTCATTTTTATTGGATTAAAAATCAGGTGATCACATC